Part of the Flavobacterium sp. KS-LB2 genome is shown below.
AATCTCGTTCATTCTTAAGGCTAAAGTTGGATCTTCCTTCATTTGTGCTGCTAAAACCTCTTGAGAGGCACAACCACGTTTTGTAATAGCATCAGCTGATGGATTAATTTCTGCAGTTTCATTTTGGCAAGAATAAAGCATCAATAATGCTACAGCAGGTAAAAAAAAATTTTTCATAATAAATTGTTATAAATTAATAGTTTTGGTTAATTATTTAGCAATTTTATAACAATTTTAATTAATAACAAATTTTTATAACATTTATTTAGAAAAAAATTTAGAAAAGGGCTTGAAGAGGTCTTTTTTTGGTAAGAACCTTTAATGAATCAACTTAGCTATTTTATAGTCAAGTAATAAAAAGTTCTAAAACAAAATTTATGGATTTGAGTAATACTCTATAATTGTTAACAAATTAAAGTTAAAATGCTTTTAAATAAAAAAAGAGGTGACTTTAGATCACCCCTTTTTTATTGAATTTAAAAGAAAATTATATTCCGAAACCTGCTCTTGCTCCACCTGAAACAAAAATTGCAGCCATTCTTGATTTTTGACCATTAGAGAACATATACATTCCTCTGTCGTCTGTGTAATCCATGTAGTTCATAGTCATTTCTACTGGAGTTCCAGTACAAGTGCTATAGTGTGGGTAAGCTGGTACACCATAGTTGGCAGTATTGTGTGTAGGTGTATCAGAAACTAAATCACTTCCGCAAGTAGCATCTCCCCAAATGTGACGTAAGTTCATCCAGTGACCTACTTCATGAGTAGCTGTTCTTCCTAAGTTATAAGGATAGGCTCCTGTACCTGATAATCCAAAATATTTTGAATCGATTACAACACCATCAGTAGCTGTAGATCCTCCAGGAAATTGAGCGTAACCTAAGATTCCGCCACCAATAGTACAAGCCCACATGTTAAGTTTTGTTGTAGGTGAAGTTGGATCTAAACCTCCTTGTTTTGTTTTTTTCATTGCATCTCTGGTTCCCCAAGATGTTTTAGTAGTAGATTTTCTGTTTACTGTTTCTAAAACGAAAGTGATACCAACATTTGCAGCAACTCCAGAGAATAGAGCAGGAGTACTGCTGAAATCTGAGTTAGTTGCATTAAAATCGTCATTTAATACATCAATCTGAGATTGAATTTGAGCATCAGAAATGTTTTCTGCAGCAGTTTTGTACAATACGTTTACTACAACAGGA
Proteins encoded:
- a CDS encoding zinc metalloprotease — encoded protein: MKKILLSAVALLMLFSCQNDTTEAAPEASAIARRGCASQEVLEAQMQADPTLALRMNEIEAFTQKAMLSGRLVNGKVEIPVVVNVLYKTAAENISDAQIQSQIDVLNDDFNATNSDFSSTPALFSGVAANVGITFVLETVNRKSTTKTSWGTRDAMKKTKQGGLDPTSPTTKLNMWACTIGGGILGYAQFPGGSTATDGVVIDSKYFGLSGTGAYPYNLGRTATHEVGHWMNLRHIWGDATCGSDLVSDTPTHNTANYGVPAYPHYSTCTGTPVEMTMNYMDYTDDRGMYMFSNGQKSRMAAIFVSGGARAGFGI